One Sulfolobales archaeon genomic window, CCTCTCAACAAGGATCTCTACTGGAAGCCCATTCCGATCAGCATACCATGGTGCTATAACCCTATACCCCTTCATCCTTAGATACCTAGCCACCATATCGATCTGGGCATAATGTGCAGCACCACCAACATGCCATTTCCCAGATGTATATGGTGGAGGTGTATCGATTACTATGATCCCCTTATCCCCTCCATAGGTCTCCGATCTATATAGCCCCTCAGCCTCCCACCTCTCTATTAGCTCAACCTCCCTCCTATGATCCCACCTAGTCTCCTTGATCAGATCCTCACCCATAGTCTCAACCTATACCGCTCCTCCAAGTTATAGCTAGTAGAACTATTTAGCTTTGCCCTCAATAAATAATAGCTAATCTAATATATTTTACAGCTGAAAACATAACTACAAAGAGCTAAGAATACCAGCAATGTTATGTCAACCTCGTTATTAACAATCTTTTAATTTACTTAATTGATCAGCCTTGGCTTATCACAATCATATGGAGCTATTGCTATAATAAATTAATATATTAAGAATAGCAGCACTAGAACCCAAGAGAGCAGATAGCAGAGCAATATAGAGGAACATCTATATGGGTTTTCACAGCATCTATGATTTTGAGTAGAGCATATGCTGACACCCTCAAGCCTTTAGCGAGCTATCGCCATATGGAAAAATTAAAATATATCCCCATATATATATATGGAGTCACCATGATTAGGAGGGTGCTAAGTGGATTATTCATCATATTATCGATATTGGGTGCTCAGTTAATAGCGATAGTATCCTTCTCTACCATAGAGGATTCTGATGTTTTAGTGCTTAGAAAAGGTGTAGAATTATGATACCTAAAAGATATAAGAAGATACTTACTCCTAAAGTAGTGTTATCCTTATGGGCAGTTCTCAGTCTAGTTGTTACACCGATAGAGTATGTCTCTGGATACTTTGTTCAGTTTGGTTTCATATACATATTGCTGCGGATTTTAAGCATAGCGGTACCTCTTATAGGGCTTATAGGGATCAATCTATGGAAAGAGAGATTCGATGACTTAGCAGTAGGCTATGTTATTGCTCTTACCATGGCGTTTATCCTTGCACCAACTATTATAAGAAATAGTTCCACATATGACCCCATTCTTAAAATACTCAATAATATTACGATGGTATTAGTGGTTATGGCACTAATCCTAATCCCGGTAGTTCTGTTTCTACATCTCTTTTTACAATCTAAATAGCTGGGGAGTAATTCAATATATAGAGCATAGATCGCTGAAACCAATAAGCATGGAAATATAGTTTTTAACTCTGAGCCCTCCACACTAAATACTAAGGCTTTTAGTTGTAAGGATAAGGATCTAAAACCCTGAACCATGAAATTGTGGTGTGGAGTATGATGAATAGATTTTCATAGCTACATTGAGATGCTATAGCTTATGCAACTAGCTAAGAGGAAAGCAAACCCCGAGTCCCGCGCTATGCGGGATGGGGGTAACATGCCTGGGACAGGGCATGAGGCTGAACTAGGCGAGAGCTTGGGATGTAGCCCAAACCCCTCCGCCCTAACGGAACCCATGCCCTTCAGGGCGGGGAGGAGGTCAGATCCATTTTAAGTTATGTTAATCCTCGGGCATTTTATTCCTTATAATACGTCACAACTAGGTTGATAGCCAGGACAACGGCAGCATTGTATATTATGCATATACTACTCCGGTAGCGGCCACTATAGTACCTAATATAGCTTCTCCAGTTATACCAGGTATTACAGCTAGATATCCTATAAATCCAGATCCCACGGTTGCAATTGCACATTCTCAGATCTTAGGCTAAGTTATTAAAGCATTGCTTGTAATTAATATATTGATGATGAAGCCGCTCCAAACCAAGGGGTGAGGATCTCGCGACGAACTGATCTAATAGGTTAAAAGCCCTGGTGGATAGAATATGTGGATCTCCAGCGGTGGTGATATGTCCTCAGAGAAGGGAGGGGTTCTCCCCGGGGTTACTAGGATAACTACGAAGGTTCCTCTGGATAGGGTTGGGGTTATAATAGGTGGTGGGGGTTCTATCATAGATATGCTTAGGAGGAGGCTTGGCGTCTCTATAAAGGTTGATAGCTCTACAGGGGCTGTGGTTATAGAGCCTATATCTAGCTCGACGCCTGTTTCTAATCTCCTCAAGGCTAAGGAGTATATAGATGCTATTGGATATGGCTTCTCGCCTGAGAGGGCTGAAAGGCTGTTGGATGAGGATCAGGTGTTAGTTGTTATAGATCTGAAGAGCTATGTAGGAGATTCCGAGAATCATTTGAAGAGGATCAAGGGTAGGATCATTGGTGAGGGTGGTAGGGCTAGGAGGAATCTTGAGGAGATAACAAATACATATATATCTGTTGGAGAGGCAACAGTAGCAATTATCGGTGGCTTTGAAGAGGCCGAAGTAGCTAGGCAGGCTATACAGATGCTGATCGAGGGTAGACAGCATACAACGGTGTATAAATATGCTGAGAGGCTTATGGCTGGGCTTAGGAGGAGAAAGCCGGGTCTCTGGTGAGCATTCTGAGAGGTGATCTTGTAGATTGTATAGACAATCTTATAGAGATCTTCGAGAGAGCTAGAGATATCCTTATAGAGCAGCAGTGGTTCCCAGAAGATCCTATGTCTATGAGATGGTGGGGAGGGCTTGAAACACCTCTAGAAATTATGATCACAGCTATACTTGTTAAGCTTAGCAAGTGGAGCTCAGCTCTAAAGGCGCTTGAGAATATGAGGTTAGAAGGCCTAGTAGATCTTGAGAGACTCGCAAAAACAGATCCTGAGAGGCTTGCTAAAACAATAAAAGGCGTTGGGTTCCCAAGAAGCAAGGCTAGAACAATCGTGGAGCTAGCGAAATATATAGCATCAAATGGTGGTATTGACAAGATAGCGGGGAAAGAGACAAACATATTGAGGAGAGAGCTCATGGGCATAGATGGTATAGGGAGGGAGACAGCTGACTCGATACTCCTATTCGCTCTAAACAAACCTATATTCCCAATTGCAAGGCTCTCCATAAGGGTTCTCAAGAGATTCTGCGGTGAAGAGCTAGGAGGATATGAGGATATGAGGAGAGAGATCGAGGAGATAGTGAATAGAGATCTATATAGGTTGAAGCTATTACACGCAGGCCTTGTAACGATTGCAAGCAGGTATTGCAGAAATAGACATCCAAGATGCGGAGAATGTCCATTGAGAGATAAATGCCTATATAGTAGAACCGTGATTAGATCTAACCCCTCTACCGCCTGAAAACAAGATCTTCAGCCCCGATCCCCTTCCCACCATAGAAGGGCGAGGCTTTCAGCTGTAAAAATATTAAGCCTATAGTAATATAGCATATTTGGTGAGCAGTGGAGGGCCCGTAGCTCAGCCAGGCAGAGCGGCGGGCTCCAGTTCGCTATGGGTCGGAAGACCCCCTCTGGGGGGATGATATGGAACTGGAGGGGCGACCCGTAGGTCGGGGGTTCAAATCCCCCCGGGCCCACCACATATGTGAAAGAGCTCCTAATCCATATCTAATAGCTAAGGCGTATCCCCATATTAGGTTATTAGTGTTAAAACGATTGATATTATGAGATAGAGGCTGATGAATACCCTCGGTTCTGAGTTGTGATGTAAAGGCATTTGGCTGAATCTAGGGAGGTGCTACCCGGTAGAACTTCACTATGTTATCTATATGGATTTTATATGCCTTCTCCTCTTCTAAGAGCCCTTCTCTCACAGCCTTCTCCGTGTTCTCAGCGATCTCCCATGGGTAAATCACCTTACCCGGCCTCGATGGATCGTCTATGTAGTCGCTTTCAAACATATATAGCCCCTCACCCAGCTTCCCGCTTATGGCTTGTATCACAGGGTATAGGGCTGGGATCGTTGCTGGGATTCCCATCGATAGCGCGTACTCTGCTAGGCCTGGTTTTGCGTGGTGCATCGCTATCCTTTCTCTCTTAACCCTAAGTCTCTTCACCCTGTTATCTATATCCTTAGCAGTTGCCCATCCCCCTTCTTCTAGATGTAGGTGTGCGATCCCATCTAGATCTCTTATCCCTTCTAAAGCATAGTCTAGGATCATCTCAGCTAGCACCACATAGTGGGGCTTCACCTGGTAGTGGGGCCTGCCTATCTCAGCCACGCCGTCGAGCAAACCTTCTCTAATATATTTCAATGCAAGATCGATTGCCCTTATAGATACACCATAGGCTTCCTCGGGCTTCATACCAAGCTTATCTATCATCTTATCCACCATAGCTGGGTGATAACCCCCTAGGCAAGATACTCTAAGCCCCTTCTCCCTCGCAGCCCTGCACTCAGAGATAGCTAGCTCTAGGGATTTTGTGAACCCCTCTAGATTCGGATCTAGGCCGAGGCTTGTAGGGGGTAGCGATACTATAGCTATAAACCAGCCCCCAACCCTCATAAATCTCTCGGCAACAGCCTTTGCACCGATCCCCCTCAACGGGTTTGTATGTAGATGCGAGTCTGCGTATAGCAAAAAGCAATCACCTTATATATCTAATCCACTCCTCAGGAGGCTTTACCCCCAGCTCCTCCAAGATCTTCAAGATCCTGTCTGAGGGTACTAGATAGTAGAGAGGCCAGTCCCTCAGCCTCGATAGAAGGGCCTTGCTTGTAACACCCTCTATCCCTGAGAGCCTTCTAAATCTAAACGTCGGCTCCCCCTTATCGTTGATCGATACATCCTCCACAACCAAGAAGCTAGGTGGATAGGCTGTATAGTCAACCCTATCCGTCCTAGTACCCCTTCTAATAGGCCCCTTACCATAGATCCCTATTGCTGGGATTGGGAGGAGGGATTTTATATCCTGATATAGCTTTTGATCCATGCTTGTACCCTGGTAATAGACCTCTCCATCCCTCTCCCACTGGCTCGGGTTGAAATGCGTGTTTAGTATCAAAACATGCCCCATATAGATCCCTCTAAACGATCTCGCTCTCATCAAAGAAAAGGGATATCTCGTATTTAGCCGCCTCAGGGCTATCAGAGGCGTGGGCTATGTTCTCGCTAACGGAGAGTGCATAGTCACCCCTTATAGTCCCTGGAGGGGCTTTCCTACCATCTGTGGGGCCGAGGAGATTCCTTACAACGCTTATAGCTGAGTCGCCCTCTATAACCATGAGAACCACGGGGCCTCTTGTTACGAACTCCACAAGCTCCTCGAAAAACGGCTTTCCCTTGTGAACAGCATATAGCCTCTCAGCCTCCTCCCTAGTGAGTTTCTTAAGCTTCATCGCAGCTATCCTCAGCCCCTTCCTCTCGATCCTAGATATTATCTCCCCCACAAGCCTCCTCTCATAGCCATCGGGCTTGATCATGAAGAATGTCCTCTCAACCGGCAGAGGGGTCACCTCCTCTGAGCCCCTAGATAGCTCGCTGTCCATGGAAGCTTCTTAGGATCTCTACCCATTTTGAAGTATTTGAAGCACTTCGAGGAGCAGAACCTCAATATAGATCCGTCGTTCCTAACAAACATGATCCCCGTCCCAGGCGGTATCTGGGATCCGCAGAAGCTGCACCTGTGGATGCTCACCATCCACTCCACCCCGATATATATAGCTAGTAACTCTTTAAAGCGTCCACAGATATATCTATGGGGTTAACATGTCACAGCAGGCTGAGAAGGCTGTGAAGTCCATAATAGAGGAGATAGGTATACCAGCAGAGGTAATCCAGATCATAGGTAGGACAGGTGTTACAGGGGAGATAACCCAGGTTAGGGTGAGGGTTCTAGAGGGAAGGGATAAGGGTAGGATCATTACTAGGAATATAAAGGGGCCGGTAAGGATCGGGGATATAGTGATTCTTAGAGAGACTGAGAGGGAGGCTAGGAAGCTCACAACTAGGAGATAACCCGGTGCCAGGCTTGCCTATCTACAACATATATATAGTCTCGTATAGTGAAGAATCTGCTGAGGAGGTGGAGAGGGAATTATCCAAGGTTGCAAGGATCCTGACTAAGAGTAGGAGTATAGTTGTTAGGAGCTTCTACTACTATAGAGTAGACACCTCCTCAGAGGAGGAAGTAGCAAGGGTTTTAAAGACATATGTTGATAAGGGGGATATATCCTGGTATAAGATTGAGAAGACCATGGGGTGATCCCGGTGGCTCTCCTAGGAACTAGGTATAATCCAGCGGAGGTTGAGGAGAGGGTTAAGAGGTATTGGGAGGATGGGAAGATATATGAGAAGCTTAAGAGCAGGAGATCAGATAAGATCTTCTTCTTCCTAGACGGCCCCCCATATCCAAGCTCACCCACATTCCACCCAGGCACTGGGTGGAACAAGGTTATCAAGGACGCTGTGCTTAGATTCTATAGGCTCAGGGGCTACGGGGTTATTGATACACCAGGCTATGATACACATGGGCTTCCAATCGAGTATCAGATTGAGAAGAGGCTTGGAATCTCGAGTAAGAAGGAGATTGTTGAGAAGATAGGTATAGATAGGTTTATACAGATGTGCAAGGAGTTTGTCTTCAGCAATGTCGAGTCTCTCTCAAAAGGCTTCAAAGATCTAGGTGTTATGATGGATTGGTCAAAGCCCTACATGACACTTAACAACGAGTATATAGAGGAGGCGTGGAAGCTGATAAAGGCTGCTGATGAGAAAGGCCTTCTAGACACGGATATAAGGGTTCTCCACTGGTGCCCAAGATGCGAGACTGTTTTGGCTGACTACGAGGTTACCCAGGAGTATGTGGATCTCGAGGATCCATCGATCTATGTTAAGATGCCCGTGAGGGGTAGAGATAGGGAGTACCTAGTGATATGGACAACAACCCCGTGGACTCTTCCAGCGAACACCTTTATCATGGCTAGAAGTGATGCAACCTATGTAAGGGTTAAGGTGGGGGATGAGACCCTTATCATGGCTGAGCAGGCCGTTGAAAGGGTTATGGGGGAGGCTGGCATCAAGGACTACCAGATTGTTGGTAAGATGTTGGGGAGAGATCTAGAGGGTGTTGAGTATGACCACCCGCTAGAGGATATAATACCCCTGCAATCAATCCTCAAGAACTACCATAGAGTTGTTATCGCAGATAGATTCGTATCCCTGGAAGAGGGTACAGGGCTTGTACATGCTGCACCTGGCCACGGACCTGAGGACTTCGAGGTTGCTAGGGAGAAGGGGTTCCCGGTATACTCCCCTCTAGATGATTCAGGTAGATTTACTAAGGAGGCTGGGAGATACGCCGGTATGGGGGCTAGAGATGCTAATAAGGAGATCATCGAGGATCTAAGGTCTAGAGGGGCTCTGCTAGCATATTCAAAGATAGTCCATAGATACCCGGTTTGCTGGAGATGCAAGACACCCCTCCTCCTAAGGGCTACGAAGCAGTGGATTATAAGGACATCCGCCCTGAGATCCCTTGCTGTGGAGGAGGCTTCGAAGGTGAAGTGGATCCCGAGGTGGGGCTTGGATAGGATGAGGCCCCTGCTCGAGGGTATGCAGGACTGGGTGATATCTCGACAGAGATTCTGGGGTGTGCCGCTGCCTATATGGATATGTAGGAGCTGTGGATATAGAATCGTTATAGGGAGTGTCAGGGAGATCAAGGAATATGGTGGTGAAGAGCCAGCAGATCTTCATAGGCCGTGGATAGATAAGGTAATACTTAGATGCCCTAGATGCGGGGGACAGGCTGAGAGAGTACCCGATGTAGCTGATGTCTGGCTAGACTCAGGCGTAGCCTTCTACGCATCGCTTGGGAGGGACGGGCTTGAGAGGTTTAAGAAGATGGGCCCTGTAGACTTCGTGGTAGAGGGTCATGACCAGACTAGGGGTTGGTTCTTCAGCATGCTTAGATCAGGTTTAATAGTCCTTGGCTCCGCACCATATAAAACGGTTCTTGTACACGGCTTCGTGCTCGATGAAAAGGGTAGGGAGATGCATAAATCCCTAGGAAACTATGTCGAGGTTTCTGAGGTTGTGAAGAAATACGGTCGAGACGCCTTCAGACTATTCGTGCTCTCCAACACAACCTGGGAGGATCTTAAGTTCTCTATGAAGAGGCTTGAGGACTCGCTGAGGGATCTTAATATAATGTGGAATGTCCTTCTCTTCTCCAAATCCTATATGGAGATAGATGGTTATAGATATTCGAGCGATGATCTTGATAGGCTTTCGAACCACCTGAGGATCGAGGATAGATGGATACTCTCAAGACTAGCATCGATAGCCGAGGGGGTTACAAGGGCTATGGAGGAGTATAGGATCCATGAGGCTGTTAACATGCTTAGAGACTTCATAGTAGAGGATCTATCGAGAACGTATCTCAAGATAGTTAGAAGAAGGGTCTGGGAGGAGGAGAACACCCCTGACAAGCTAGCTGTATATGCAACCCTCTTTAGAGCTCTGAAGGCTTGGAGTATAATGGCATCAATAGCTATCCCACATATGGCGGAGCTTATATACCAAGAGCTTGTCAGGAGATTCGATAGCTCGGCTAGAGAAAGTGTTGTCCTAGAGCAGTGGCCGGATATAGAGGATCTCTTGAGATATAGGGATGAGAGGCTTGAAAGAATGTTTGAGAGGTTAAGAGAGGTTTTCGAGGCACTAGCATCTGCTAGGATGAACGCTGGTATAAGGCTTAGAAGGCCTGTTGAGATGTGTATAGTTGCCAGCGATAACGCTGAATATCTAGAGGCTGTTGAGAAGGGCTCGAATGTTATAAGAGAGATGGTGAACTGCCAAGAGGTAATAGCTATGAGGGCTTCAGATGCTCTGGGTAAGATTATAAGGGTTAGGGCGAAGCCAGTGCTATCCTCTATAGGGAGGGAGTTTAGAGGCCTTGCAAAAGAGATAATAGGCTATATAGAGCAGAGGGGGGAGGAGGTGGCGAGGGAGATATTGAGGGGTTCTGTGAAGATTGTTATAGATGGTAGAGAGGTTGTGGTGAAACCCGAGCATGTAGAGATCGTGGAGGAGCCTATGGAGGGCCATGCAGTTGTTAAAAGGGATTGGGGCTATGCAGCGATAACCACGAAGGTCTCAGAGGAGCTGGCTCTAGCTGGGCTTGCTAGGGAGCTCATCAGGAGGATCCAGGTGATGAGGAAGGAGCTAGGGCTAAGCCTCGTAGATACTATAAGTGTGGATATATATTCTGAGGAAGATAATCTCAAAGCAATAGAGAGGATCAAAGAGGTTGTTGCGAGAGAGACTAGAAGCGCATCGATCAATCTGAGGAGATCCCAGCAAGAGGTTAGAGGAGCCCTTATAAGGGAGTGGGAGATAGATGGAGAGATATATGTGATAGCGATTTCAAAGCTATGAATAACACGCCCTTCCTAAACCATAGATTCGCCTGGTTTTTCTAACCTTTTGTCAGCATTTTGAAGTAGATCTTCATGCTCCTAGCATATCTAGAGTTATGGATTCTTGTTGTAAACATATGCCTCCTTCTAATCGGATCTGCAAATATGTTATAGGTTATCTCCTCATCTATCACTATAAAGGGTGATTCTATATAATCGCTCTCATATAGCCTGAATCTATCGATGATACTGGTGTCGCTAAAACCCTCTGTTAGGCTTGTTTGTTGCATCTGCACCATGTTTATATGCCCTTCTAAGAGCATCTTGATATGTCTAATAGCTGGGGATCCTCTGGGTGCGGCATACTCTATAACCACCCCCCTAGATAGAGCCTTTATAGATGGGATTAGAAGCTCCCTCCATGGGAATTCCATGGGCATGTTGCTAGTTGCTATTAAGATCTCTTTCGAAGCCCTCTCTATATCCTCTATAAGCATCGATATAAGCCCCTCTATACTCTCTATCATAACTACACCAGCAAGCTCTTGATCCCCCCTCCTTCTCGGAGATCTTGCTCCGGCCTTCTCTGCAAGTCTATTTATAGTCTCCACTATTCTAGCAGCCTTCTCCCTAGCCATCATACATAGATCTTCGGCGAGCTTGTTAGAGACAACCTCAGGCTTAACAGCATCTATAACAAAGGGTCTCGAAGATATCCTCACTGCGAGGCCCTTCGTTATAAGGGATCTAGCAACGCTATAACATTTAGTCCTGGGTATCCCAGCCACTTGGGAGAGCCTTGAGATCCCCGTTGGCCCTACAAGGATTAAAGCTATATAGGCTTTTGCCTCGTACTCTGTGAGGGAGAAGAAATCCCTTATAACAGCGAGCTCGTCTCCCCCTATTAGCTCGGATATGCTGTTCATAAGATCTCAAACCCACTATATAGATCTAGGTATTACGGATTTATATATCCCCCTATTCACCTCTATAACTCTATATACGAGCCCAATAATGGTCTTAGGATTAGATCTTGTAGACATGCTATTCAAAACTCTCTCAAGAAGATGTTCAAATCACAGCACAAGATCGTGAGGATGGGTTTTCCCAATATCCGTATTAAGATATCTATAGATCCTCCACGAGTATAGCTATTTCCCTCGCCATAGCATCAACAGCTTCCCCCAGCGTCTCTGCCTTTGAGAGTATGTCAATAGCAACACCATAGATCTTCCTCGTAAGCGGGCTTAAGCCGTCTAGCCAGCCTCTTAGGCTGATGGCCCTGCTCATTACCAGGATCTCTATTGATGCTATTCTGAGTCCCAGCTCAGCTATCTCCAATGCTTTGAGCCCTGCGTTGAGGGAGTTGCTAACATGATCCTCGTGGTTAGCTGATGTCGGGGTGTTATCCTGTGTAGCTGGTGTTGATAGGCTCTTAGCTCTATTTAGAAGGGCTGCTGCTAGATATTGCAGCATCATGAGGCCAGAGCTCTTCCCAGGATCTTCTGAGAGGAATGGTGGTAACCCACGGCTAAGATTTTTGTCGAGGATCGCTGAGATCCTCCTTTCGCATTGGATAAGGGCTGGGATCATCGATATGGATAGAAGATCCATGGCTATCGCTATATGGATCCCGTGGAAGTTGCAACCACTAACACACCCACCCCCTAGGATTACTGGGTTATCTGTCACAGCATTTATCTCTCTATCAACAGATGATCTCACATATTCCAGTGAATCCCTCAGAGCACCGAGTACCTGTGGGATACATCTATAGCTATATATATCCTGTATAACTCCTGATCTTCCTAGGTTTGATGATCCTTCTAAGATTCTATGTATATCCATAGCAACCCCTAGGATCCCTGGATGCTTTTTGAGGGATAGCATCTCAAGATCTATGTGCTGCTTCGGCGTCCCCATAGCCTGTATAGCAATTGAAGAGCTGATCTCTAGGGTTTTTAGAAGCTTCTCAGCAGCCACTAGAGCGTGAACCGCTATGGATGTTGACATGGCTGTGTTATTTATTATTGAGAGGGCCTCCTTAGGACCTAGCTCTAGGGGTTTGAGACCTTCTTCGGCAAGCGCCTGTGAAGATCTAAGAATCCTTCCCCCCTTCTCAACAAACCCCACCCCAGCTATGGCAAGTCCTATATAGGCCATTGGTGCTAGATCTCCACTAGCGCCAAGCGATCCATATCTAGGCACTATAGGCACTATATCTCTGTTCAACATCTCTATGAGGAGAGATATAACATCTGGTGATACCCCGGAATATCCTATTGAGAGCTGCCTCGCCAGTATAGCCATAGCACCTCTCACAATAGACTTGTCGAGGGGGTCGCCGGATCCCGCTGCATGTTCCCTCAGAAAATCCCTGGATCTCCTCGCGATCTCAGAGGGATCCACCTCGAAATCCTTCAAACCCCCAACACCTGTGGTTACACCATAGCATTTCCCCCCTCTTCTAATCAGCTCTAGAAGCTCCTCCCTCCTTTTCTTGAGGGTATCATATACCTCAGCCCTGATCGAGGCTCTAGCCCTTCCAACAGAGATCTTCCATATATCTCTATAGCTAACATCTCTTGAAAGATCTATCACCTCCATTGCCAGAATACCCAAACGGATTCGCGCTAATAACTTTTTATCATTACCCATGATCAGCCGGTGTTACCACGTATAGAGGGATAAAAATGTTTAGGAGATATATTGCGATGATAGATCATAGCTATATATTCTTTACAATCGAAAGCCTCGTCCCTTGGGGCGGGGAGGAGGTCAGAATGGAAATCCTAAGCCCATATATATTTGCTAACGAGATGTGAATTGGCAGAGCAATATGTGCAGGATCTTGGTTCTCTTTGGAGGTTCACAGCCTATATCTAGGTATAGGGATGCCCTTATAGAGAGTCTCTTGAGGGCATCGGAATTCGATCCATATGGGGGTTTTCTAACAGGTTCCAGAGGGATAAGCCATAGAGATGGCTGGGGGAGGCTCAGCGTTCTAATCACATCGAGGGGTGTTGAAAAGCTCTCTATAGCCAAGTCCATAGAGCCCTTCTATAACGATATAGATGCTAGGGCTCACCCACATCAGCTAGGATCTCGAGATGGGGCAGCTGTTGAGATGATCCATGTTAGGGCTGCTGCAACGGGTATGCCGATAAACATATTCTCGACACACCCAGCTGAGGCTGTTACTAGTGAGGGCTATAGGCTCTATCTAATCCACAATGGCACGGTGGATAAGAATAGGATTCTAGAGGATCTCGGGATCGATGGTAGAGGCGTATATGCAAGCCTCTATAACGATACATACTTCCTAGCACAGATGATCGCTACAAGGATAAGAAGCCATATAGATGAGGGGATCTTGAGAGAGATCATAGGCTACACGGTGTCAGCACTAAATATAGGGGCTATCCTAGTTAGGGAACGTGATGTAGAGGTGGTTGTGGGCAGCTTCTACAAGGTCTACGATAGAGCTGTTGAGAGGAGGAACTACTATAAAATCTATAGAGCGGTATCGAGCGAGCCGGTCTATATATATTCTTCATCAACAACTATAGATATATATAGGCCTGATCTAGATCTTGAATGGATCGAGATCCCCAATGGCTTATTCGAGGCATATAGGATCTGGTATGACGGCTCGCCTAGGGTTGAGAAGAGATTTGAAACAATTATTCTGGGTGATGGCTAGCATATCATCAAACTGATCCCATCTGGGGCTGGTGTCACGTGATCCCCACACTATTTAGAACGCCTGGTAGCAGGTTT contains:
- a CDS encoding aromatic amino acid ammonia-lyase, coding for MEVIDLSRDVSYRDIWKISVGRARASIRAEVYDTLKKRREELLELIRRGGKCYGVTTGVGGLKDFEVDPSEIARRSRDFLREHAAGSGDPLDKSIVRGAMAILARQLSIGYSGVSPDVISLLIEMLNRDIVPIVPRYGSLGASGDLAPMAYIGLAIAGVGFVEKGGRILRSSQALAEEGLKPLELGPKEALSIINNTAMSTSIAVHALVAAEKLLKTLEISSSIAIQAMGTPKQHIDLEMLSLKKHPGILGVAMDIHRILEGSSNLGRSGVIQDIYSYRCIPQVLGALRDSLEYVRSSVDREINAVTDNPVILGGGCVSGCNFHGIHIAIAMDLLSISMIPALIQCERRISAILDKNLSRGLPPFLSEDPGKSSGLMMLQYLAAALLNRAKSLSTPATQDNTPTSANHEDHVSNSLNAGLKALEIAELGLRIASIEILVMSRAISLRGWLDGLSPLTRKIYGVAIDILSKAETLGEAVDAMAREIAILVEDL